The genomic stretch CCATCGGCGCATCGAGTGGTCGGGCGTGACGCGGAGCCGTCGACCGCTTCGCGTCTCGATCTCGAGCAGGTGATCGGGAGCGGGATGTTTCGAGACCGCCTCGATCGGGCGCGTCGTCACCGAACCGTCGCCGGCGATCGACGGAACCGATAGCTCCCCGTCGAGCTCCTCGACGAGCGTTCCGAAGTCGTCGGTTCGTGGATCCTCGAGGTGCTCCTCGACGAGGTCCTCGATCGAGCCGTGCCGCCAGCGATCGCCCTCCTCCGCGTACCAGACTTTCGTCGACGGATGGAAGCAGTTCCTCCGCTTCGACGCGTGGAAATACGGATGAGCATAACCCACAGCGGCGCTCGTGAAGCCGACCACGCGACCCACCACGGCGGCGCTGGTGTGGGGCGCCATCCCGAAGACGAGCTCGCCGACGAGCTCCTCGCGTTCGGAGACGTCGTAGAAGGCCTCGAGGCCGTAGTAGCGCTCCAGGAGGTCGTCGACGAAGTCCGCCGTCTTCAGCATGTGCTCGGCCGCGCCGTCCGAGAGGACGACGTCCTGGACCTTGAGCTCGACCAGCTGGTCGGCGTGTTCGAGGGGCTCGCCTCGGACGTCCTCGTGATAGCCCAGCCGGCGGAACTCGTCGACCGGGACGTCGAGCTCCTCGGGGCGGACGCTCGTGACGGGCAGGTCGGTCATGTCGTAGCGGACGGTGCCGTCCTTGAACGCGCTGACCCCGTGTTTCGCCCGGAGGACCCCCTTCTCCATGGGCTCGGGCGTCTTGTGCGAGGAAGTCAGCCCCTTGACCCCCTTGAGCGTCTCGAACGAGCCTCCGCGCTCGCCGAGGCCCGAGAGCGCGTCGTGATAGATCCCGTCGAGGTCGATCGTTCGGCGCTCGACGTTCGTTCCCTCGGCCTCGCAGCGCGGACACCCCACGCGGCCGGCCTCGTCGGGCTCGAGCTCGCGCCCGCAGTCGGGACACTCGTAATGGGGGAAGGTGTTTCCCCCGCAGTCGGGACAGTCCCCGCGGAAGGTGCGGATTTCGCAGTCCTCGCACTCCCGGCGGCCGATGCTCACCTCGACCTCGCCGGGCGTGTCGCGCATCCCGGGGGCGTGGCGGGCGGCCTTCGCGACGTCGCGCTGGGCGCCGCCGGCCTCGCCGATGGGAAAGAGGGTGTGGACCGCGGGTGAGAGGTCGCGGCTCTCGGACTTCTCGGGCCGCCCCATCCGGTTGCCGATCCGGGTCGGGGCCCGTTCCCGGACGGCGAAGGGTGCGACCTCCGCGACGGCCTTCATCGCGTTGTTCCCGCCGTCCCACGCGCGGGCCTCGCCCGAGAGGGAGTCCCACTCCCGCGAGAGCTCCTCGGAGAAGCCCATCGTCGCGACGAGCGCGCGCCACTCCGGTACCGAGAGGGTTTCGGCGGTCTGTCGGTGTTCGACCAGCAGCGTCTCGAGGGCCTCGCGGGTCGTCTCGGTCCGGGTGAGCTCGAGCTCGCCCGCAGTGATCTCCCCCTCGTCGATCGCTTCCGCGAGCGCCTCGAACTGGGTGGTAGAGAGGTCGTGCCAGAGGTAGGTGTAGTCGGGGTGCAGGGGGGCGTCGTACTCGGCCGCCCACTCGAGGGCCTCCCCGACGGAGGGTGACTCGAGGTCCACTCGGGGGGAGTCCACCAGCGCCTGGACGTCCGCCGCGCTCTTCTCGAACTCCTGGATCCACCACTCGAAGGTGTAGGAGGCCGGGGCCAGCGGGTGGTTGTTCTCGACGAACTCGCCGTAGTTGACGAGGTACTCGCCGGCGTCGATGATCCGCTCGACGCCGTTCTGTATCTCGAGTGCCTCCGCGGGGTCGTCGATCCGGCGCACCTCGCCGTTGGCGAGGCGGACGGTCGGGCCCTCGATGGTGTCGACGGGGACGATCCCGTGGGCCTTGCCCGGGCGCTCGGTCTTGATCTGGGTGCCCGCCGCGAGGAAGTCGTCGACGATATGCATCGTCGCCGGATGGACCCCGCCGGTCGCGAAGCCGTGGTTGCGCGCCCGCCCGTAGCGAAGCCGGAACCCCCCGACTTCAGAGGGATGGGAGAAGACCGGCCGGCCCGCGATCAGGTCACGGAGGAACTTCTCGGAGGGGGCGGCCCGCGGCGGGCCGGCGGGCTCCTCGGGCCCGTCGTCGGCCTCGGCGTCGTCGTCCTCCTCGCTCGTCTCGGCCTCGCTTTCCTCGCTTCCCTCGTCCTCGCCGATCGTGCCGTCGATCAGGTCCTGGAGCCACGGCCAGTCAACCTCGTCGAGCTCGCGGGTGTAGCGCTGGATCTTCGGCGCCTTGAGCGCGATCCCCTCCGCGAGCACGAGACACATCCCGCCCCGCGGGTTGTTCGTCCCCACCCGTTCGAGATCCCGAAAGCCCGAGACCTCGGCGTCGCCCGTCGACTCCCCGTCGAGCATGATCGGGCAGTTCCGGGCGATGAACTTCGTCTCTTTATCTTTGGGCGAGTACTGCAACCCCGTGGTCTTGTCGTAGAGGCCCACCTCCTCGGCGTAGCGCTCGACCTCGTCGTCGCGGGCCTGGTACTCCGAGACGTCGAGCAGCGCGCGGGTGTAGTCGGCGACGAGCACGGAGAGCGCCTGGGCGGTCCCGCCTGCTGACCGAATGGGACCGGCGTAGAAGACCCGCACGCACTCCGTCCCGTCGTCGTTTTCCAATAACTCGACCCGGTCGATCCCCTCGATGGGGGCGGCGACCACGCCCTCGGTGAGCAGCGCGACCGCCGTTCGGACTGCGCCTTCGATCTTCCCGTCCTTGGTCTCGTACTCACCCACGCGACCTTCGGCGAAGTCCTCGGCCAGCGCCAGCGCGGCCTCCTCGCGGCTCATCTCCTCCTCGAGTTCCCGAACTCGCTCGGCGACCCCCGGGATGCCGAGGATGTTCTCGACCCTGTCGGCCATGTCCTTCGCGACGGGGATCTCGACCTCGGGTCGGGGGTCGCCGCCCCGCTTGCGGGCTCGCTCGGCGCGGTTGAACGCCTCGTCGAGGCGGGACTCGATCCGCTCGAAGTAGCGTTCGTCCTCCCCGCGCATTTACAGCCAGAGGTCGAGCCCGGTCGTCTCGTCGAACTCCCTGACGAGCTCGCCCTCGAACTCGCGCATGTAACACTCGCCGGCGAAGACGGTGCCCGAATCGAGGTGGCCCGCGATCGCCTGGCCGCTCGGCCGCGAGAGCACCGCGTGGGTGTGGGCGAAGCGCTCTGCGTTCAGCCACGAGACGTTGCCCATGCAGGCGGCGACCTCGAGGGGCTCCTCGAAGCTGACGGACTCGTACTCCTTCTCGCGCTGGTCGTAGAACAGGACCTCCGCGTCCTGGACCGCGCCGAGCGCGTAGAAGAAGCCCGCGTCGATCTCGGCCGCCTCGGCGAGGGTCTCGATCTCCTCGCGCCAGTCGGCACCCGTCTCCATCCGAGCAACGAACTCCCGTCGCGTCTCGACCTCGCGGTAGTGCATGCGGAAGGGCAACGAACGGGAGCGGCAAAAACGTATCCTTACCGCCAGTCCGAAAGCGACGACGCGTCACGAAGTGGCATGGCGAGCCACGCGTCGTCGGTGGTAACGTCGGCAATAACCACGCGCTCCCCGTCGGGCGCGTCGTCTATCGAGGCCATGACCTCGCTCTCGCCATCCACAGCGGACGCAGGGGTCGCTTTCGTGGACATGATATGACAATCGATAGCGTGGCTTATAAACTTCTCGGAGTCGGCGACGGATTTATCCCCCCGATGTCAACGACATGCAGGTGCAGGGTGGCCCTACGGGCGGCTATTGTGGGGAACGCGGCCGACGGGTCGGATCGGGGGGTACAAGGCCTCGGAGGTCGTACGCGGCGAGCATGAAAGTCGCAGACGCGATGACGCCGCGCGCGGAGCTCGTGACCGTCGAGCTGCCGGGGTCGCGCGACGACGCGCTCGAGTACCTCCAGGAGCGTGGGTTCTCCTCGGTGCCGGTGGTCAAGGAGGAGGACGGCTCCGAGGAGTTCCGCGGACTGGTCTCCCGGGAGGGGCTGATCGAGCGGCCCGACGAGGACCAGCTCGCGCTGCTGCTGGAGGAGGTGCCGACGACGACCGAGGACGCCTCGATCGAGGAGCTCGCGGGGCTGATGGTCCGCGAGGGTGCGCGCCGTATCCCCGTCGTTGACGGCCATCTCGAGGGGATCGTGACGGTCACCGACGTGATCCGTGCGATCGCCGAGGGGAACGTCGCGGGCGACGCCGAAGTCGGCGAAATCGCCGCCAGACACGTCAACGGCGTCTACGCCGGGACACCGCTGCCGGTCGCCGAGCGCGAGCTCCACTACGCGAACGAGCCCTACGGCGTCGTCCTCGACGACGACGCCGACCCCTGTGGGATCCTCACCGAGGTCGACGTCCTCGACGTCGCGGAGGTCGTCGAGGGCGAGGAGCGCACCGGCGACAGCATGGCCAGCGACGACAGCGACTGGAAGTGGGAGAGCATCAAGGCCGTCGGCAACCGGTATCTCCCGACCCGGAACGTCGAGATCCCGGCCGCCCCCGTGAGCGAGTTCATGACCGAGGACGTCGTGACGGTGACGAAACGCAAGACGGCACAGGACGCCGCCCAGCTCATGATCCGCAACGACATCGAGCAGATCCCGCTGATGAGCGGCGACGAGCTGAGCGGAATCGTCCAGGACACCCACCTCTTGGAGGCGCTCGATGAGCGATAGCGAGAACGAGAATGAAAGCGAGGGCCGTACGCTCGCCGAACTCGCGAAACGGCGGGGCTTCTTCTTCCCCTCGAACGGCGTCTATGGGGGGACCGCCGGCTTCTACACCTACGGCCCCGAGGGCGCGGCGCTCAAACGCCACCTCGAGGACGCCTGGCGCGACCGTTTTACGGTGAAGGAGGGCAATCAGGAGATCGAGGCGCCGACGGTGATGCCCGAGGCGGTCTTCGAGGCCTCCGGGCATCTCGACGGGTTCGACGACATGCTCGTCGAGTGTGCCGACTGTGGCGAGAGCCACCGGGCGGACCACCTGATCGAGGACGACACCGCGATCGAGGACGCCGAAGCCCTGGAGATCGCGGAGGTCGAGGAGCTGATCCGCGAGCACGAGCTGGTCTGTCCGTCGTGTGGGACCGCGCTGGCCGGCCAGCCCGTCGAGGACTTCAACCTCATGTTCGAGACGACCATCGGGCCGGGGTCGGGCCAGACGGGCTACATGCGCCCCGAGACGGCCCAGGGGATCTTCGTCGAGTTCCCCCAACTGGCCGAGTACGCCCGCAACAAGCTCCCCTTCGGCGTCACCCAGATCGGCCCGGCCTACCGCAATGAGATCAGCCCCCGCAAGGGCGTGATCCGGGTCCGGGAGTTCACGCAGGCCGAGCTCGAGCAGTTCGTCGACCCCGAGCGCGACGAGCCGGACCTCTCGCGGGTGTCGGACGTCGAAGTGACGCTCTACCCCATCGAGAACCAGCGCGAGGAGGGAAGCGAGTACGTCGAGACCACGGTCGGCGAGGCCGTCGAGGAGGGAACCATCGCCAGCGAGTGGGTCGCCTACTACCTGGGGATCGCCCAGGAGTGGTACGAGCGGGTCGGCATCGACATGGATCGATTCAGGTTCCGCCAGCACCTCCCCGGGGAACGCGCACACTACGCGAGCGACTGCTGGGACGCCGAGGCCGAACTCGGCGGCGACTGGGTCGAGATCGCCGGCTTCGCCTACCGGGGCGACTACGACCTCTCGAAGCACGCCGAGCACTCCGGCGAGGAGTTCACCGTCTTCGAGCAGTACGACGAGCCGATCCACACGGAGCGCGCGACCGTCGACCCCGACATGAGCTATCTGGGCCCGGAGTTCGGCGGAAAGGCCGGGGAGATCGCCGACGCGCTCGAAACGCTCGCCGAGCGGGATCGAGCGGCGTTCGAGGACGAGAGCGTGAGCGTCGAAGTGGACGGCGAGAGCTACGAGATCCCGACCGAGAGGACGGGCTTCTCGGTCGAGGAGGTCACGGAGTCGGGCGAGCACGTCACGCCCCACGTGGTCGAGCCCTCCTTCGGGGTGGGTCGGACGCTGTACGCGGTGTTCGCCCACGCCTACCGGGAGGACGAGGTCGACGGCGAGGAGCGAAGCTACCTCTCGCTGCCCCCGGAGATGGCGCCCACGACGGTCGGGGTGTTCCCGCTGATGGACCGCGACGGGATGGGCGAGCGCGCCCGGACGGTCGCGAGCGAGCTCCGGGAAGCGGGCTTGGAGGTGAGCTACGACGACTCGGGCAACATCGGGCGACGCTACCGCCGGCAGGACGAGGTCGGCACGCCGTTCTGCGTGACGGTCGACTACGAGAGCCTGGAGGACGACACCGTCACCCTGCGCGACCGCGACTCGACCGACCAGGCCCGGGTGCCGATCGCGGAGCTCCCGGTGCTGTTGACCGATCTGCGCGAGGGATCGCGGTCGTTCGACGCGGTCGCGGACGAAGGCGAAGAGCTATCGACCGAGCCGGAGAACCCGGCGGAGTAGTGGCGGAGATCGGCCGGCGATTGGTGCACGCGAGCGGGACGTTAGCGCCCCTGATCTACCTGATCGGGGTGCTGACGTGGGAGCAGCTGGGCTGGCTGCTCGTCCTCGGCGTCGGGATCGCGATGGCCCTCGAGTTCGTGCGCCTGCGGGTGGGGCTCGACTGGTGGGTCTACGAGGAGCTCACCCGCGAGTACGAACAGGAGAAGGTCGCGGGCTACGCGCTCTACATGGTCGGGATGGCCGCCGTGGCGCTCGCAGTTCCACCGGAAATCGCACTCCCCGCGATGTTCATGCTCGCGATCGGCGATCCGGTGGGTGGGTATCTCGGCGGGGGCGCGGAGAAGAAGTCCCCGCTCGCGCTCGGAGCGGTCTTCGTCGTCTGCCTGCTCTTTGCGCTCCCCTTCCTCCCGGTCGTGGCCGCGGTGCTCGGGGCGCTCGCGGCGACTGCCGCCGACGGCTATCTGGTCTCAGTTCGGGGATACGTCGTCGACGACAACCTGACGATCCCGCTTTCGGCGGCGCTGGCGATGTGGGTCGGGGTCGTAGTGGTGTGAGGGTACTGACGGCCGGAAAAGCTATTATTCGGATATATATACCCTAAATTATGGTTGATTACGGACAGCTCCTGATCGGATTTGTGGCCCTCGGCGTCGGTCTCTGGTTAGGCTATCAGGTCGTGCTCTCGTTTCGGCAGTACACCACGCTCTCGAAGGCCGAACCGAGCGGCTCAGCAGGCCTCATCGATGGAGAGGCAGCGACGATCGAAGGACAGGTCCTCGTGGACGAACCCGCCGACGAGGCAGGGGCTGGCGTAGCACTTGCGGAGCGCGAAAGCGCGCTCGCACTACTCGTCTGGCGGATTCGACGCATTCGTCACGGCGGAGCGAGGGTGAGAATCGGCGGCGGGAACCGGCGGCGAACCAACAGCACGCTCGCCTCGGGGATCGAACCCGGCGAGTTTCGGGTCGCTACCGGAAACGACGAGGTTCGAGTCAACCCTGAGTGGCTCCTTAGCAATCACGCGACCGACGATACGGGTTCGATAACTTCGTCCGATCCGTGGTCCTCGCCGTACATCCATCTGGGGAACCATACCGAGGAGTTCGAAGTAGACGGGCGAGGCGGGCTACCGGGGTCGCTGGATCTCGGCAATGGCTCGATCCAGTTCGGCGACAGCGAACGGTTCCAGTCGAAGGCGATCCCCGAGGGCGAGCGCGTCGTGGTTCACGGCGAGACGGCGGTCGAGAACGGGGAGCCGGTGGTTCGCGGAACGGACGGAACCGCACTAGTGATCTCCGACCAGCCGATCGAGGGGCTGGTCGCAAGTCTCCGCAATCAAGTACTCAAATCGGGCGCGCTCGCAGTGGCCGCCACGGCCGTCGGTGCGTACTTCCTGTACGATGTCGCCATTGCGGTCTCGTGAGCGCTGGAGAGACCATGGATCAACAGTAGCGGCTCGTCCGACCCCCGTCGTGTGTTATTTAGCTCCACGGTCATCGATTCATCGGTGAATTGGTGTGACCCTATTTTCATCTGCTTTACTTCCGCCTCGCTACACGAACCCTTAACCCCGAGAACGAACAAAACGCTCCAATGGCCGCCACGGACGAGGGGATTCCCCGGGTCGATCACCCCCTCCTCACGCCGGGCTTCATCGAACGCCGGCTCTACCAGATCCAGCTCGCCGGGAAGGCGAAGACCGCCCACACGCTGGTCTGTCTCCCGACCGGGCTGGGCAAGACGACCGTCAGCCTGCTCGTGACCGCGGAGCGACTGAACGACCTCAGGGGGAAGGCGCTCTTTCTCGCGCCGACGAAGCCGCTCGTCGAGCAGCACGCCGAGTTCTACCGCGACGCCCTCGAGATCCCCGACGAGGAGATCGTCGTCTTCACCGGGGAGGTCCGTCCCGACGACCGCGCGGCGCTGTGGGACGACGCGACCATCGTGATCGCCACCCCGCAGGTCGTCGAGAACGACCTCGTCGGCGGGCGAGTCTCCCTGTCGGACGTCACCCACCTCACCTTCGACGAGTGTCACCGCGCGACCGGCGACTACTCCTACGTCTACATCGCCGAACGCTATCACGGGGACGCCGAGGACCCGCTCGTGACGGGGATGAGCGCCTCGCCCGGCGGCGACGAGGAGGCGATCCTCGAGGTCTGTGAGAACCTCGGGATCACCGAGGTCGAGGTGATGACCGAGGACGACTCGGACGTCGCGGAGTACACCCACGACACCGAGGTCGAGTGGAAGCGCATCGAGGTGCCCGAGGAGATCATCGAGATCCGCGACGCGCTCAACGAGGTGGTCAAGGACCGCCTGGAGAAGCTCAAGGAGCTAGGTGTGCTCGACTCCGCCCGAGTCGACATCTCGCGCAAGGAGCTGTTCGGGGTGCGAAGCGAGCTCCAGAAGCTCATCCAGAACGACCAGTCCGAGGGCTATCAGGGCATGTCGATCCACGCGGAGGTGATGAAGATCAAGCACGCCGTCGAGGTCGTCGAGTCCCAGGGCGTCGAGGCGCTCGAAGCCTACTTCGAGCGGCTTCGCAACGAGGCCCGTTCGTCGGGGGCGTCGAAGGCGAGCCAGCGCCTCGTCAGCGAGCCCAAAGTCAGGGAAGCGATGCGGAAGGCCGACGCGTACGACGACCTCCATCCGAAGCTCTCTGAAACCCGCCGGCTCGCCATCGAGACGCTGATCGAGGGCGGGAGCCGGGTGATCGTCTTCACCGAGTACCGCGACACCGCCGAAACCCTCACCGAGTTCCTCTCGGAGCACGTCGACGCCCGGCGGTTCGTCGGTCAGGGCGACAAGGAGGGCAGTTCGGGGATGACCCAGAAGGAGCAGCGGGAGGTGCTCGACGACTTTCGAGATGGGGAGTTCGACGTGCTGGTCTCGACCTCGGTCGCCGAGGAGGGTCTCGACGTTCCCGAAGTGGATCTCGTCCTCTTCTACGAGCCGGTCCCGACCGCGATCCGGGCGATCCAGCGCAAAGGGCGGACGGGGCGCCAGGACGAGGGCCGCGTGGTCGTCCTGCTCGCGGAGGACACCCGCGACGAGGCGTACTTCTGGATCTCGCGACGCCGGGAGAAGGAGATGGAGTCCGAACTCCGGAAGCTGAAGGGCGTCGCCGATGAGGTCGAGGAGCAGCTCGATCCGAGCCAGCGCCAGCTCGCCGACTTCGACGCTGCGGAGACAGGGGACGAGGGGAGCGAGGAGAACGGATCGGACGACCTGTCCCACGGGCTCGAGTCCTATGCGTCGGAAGCGGAGGGCGAAAGCGGCGAGGAGGATGCGGACGGGGAAGTAGGATCCGAGGACGCTGGCGAGGTCGGCGTCGAAGCCGCGACGCCCGACCCCGACGGGGGGATCGAGATCGTCGCCGACCAGCGCGAGCTCGATTCGACGATCGCGCGGGACCTCTCGACCCGGGAGGGGATCGAGACTCGTTTGGAGACCCTCGAAGTCGGCGACTACGTCCTCTCCGATCGGGTTGCAGTCGAGCGAAAGTCGGTGACCGACTTCCTCGACACCCTCGTGGGCGGGGACCGTTCGGTGTTCGAGCAGGTCGGCGACATGGCCCGCTTCTACTCCCGGCCGGTAGTGATAATCGAGGGCGAGGGGCTCTACGACGAGCGGAACGTCCACCCTAACGCGATCCGGGGGGCGCTCGCGAGCCTCGCGATCGACTTCGGCACATCGGTCCTGCGAACCGATGACGAGGCGGACACGGCGGATCTGCTGGCCGTGATCGCCGGGCGCGAACAGGAGACCGCCGACCGCGAGGTGAGCGTCCACGGCAAGAAGTCCTCGAAGACCCTCGCCGAACAGCAGGAGTACGTCGTCGGATCGATCGCCGACATCGGTCCCGTCACCGCCCGTTCGCTGCTCGCGGAGTTCGGCAGCGTCGAGGCCGTCCTGACCGCGAGCGAGGAGGAGCTGCTCGCGGCCGAGGGCGTCGGCGAGGTGACCGCCGACCGGATCCGCGAGGTCGTCGCGAGCGACTACGACCGATAATAGGTCCTCTAGTCACTCGGTATGGTACGGTGTTGATTGTACTGTTAGCACACTAGCCTTATCATCGGGGAATGCGGATGTTTATCCAGAAAGTGGAGATGTTCGTAACGGAAGAACCAGAAGACGATCGAAGCTCGTTACAATCGTGGTACGGCGATCCGCAGTACGACGAGGGGGACACGAACGGGTGGGAGAGCGAGTACTACGGCGCGGCGAGCGGGGAGAGCCCTGAGGATCCGGTCGAGTTCGTCCCCGAGGTCGAGCACCCGGGCGTGTTCCGTGAGGACGACCGAGTGCCGGAGAGGCGCTCCGCGCGGCCGCTGTCGGCGAGCGACTAGACGGTCTCCTCGCGGAGTTCGGTGCGGCGGATCTTGCCCGTGACGGTCTTCGGGAGCTCGTCGGCGAACTCGATCTCCCGGGGGTACTCGTGGGCCGCGAGCTCGCGCTTGACGTGGTTCTGGATGTCGCCGACGAGCTCGTCGGAGGGCTCGATGCCGGCGCTCGGGACGACGTACGCCTTGACGACGTTGCCCCGTTCGGGGTCGGACTTGGGGACGACGGCGGCCTCCGCGACGGCCTCGTGTTCGCCAAGCGAGCTCTCGACCTCGAAGGGGCCGATTCTGTACCCCGACGAAATTATCACGTCGTCGGCCCGGCCCTCGAACCAGAAGTACCCGTCCTGGTCGAGATAGCCGAGGTCGCCTGAGAGATACCAGCCGTTCACGAAACACTCCTCGGTCTTCTCGGGCTGCTCCCAGTATCCGGCGAAGAAAGAGGAGTAGTCCCCGCGCTGGGCGATCTCGCCGGTCTCGCCCGGCGGGAGTGGCTCGCCCGTCCCGGGGTCGACGACCGCAGCCTCGATCCCGGGGAGCGGCTTTCCCATGCTGCCGGGACGGATCTCCATCGTCGGGTAGTTGTTGATGATCATGTTGCCCGTCTCGGTCTGGCCGTAGGTGTCGTGGATCGTCACCCCCAGAACGTCCTCGCCCCAGTCGACGACGCCCGCCGAGAGGGGTTCGCCGATCGAGAGGGCGTGGCGCAGGTCCAGGTCCACCCCGTCGAGCACCGACTCCTCCTCGCGGAGCATGCGGTAGGCCGTTGGAACGCTGAAGAGGACAGTAATGGGATACTCCTCGAGCAGGCCCGCCCACGCCTCGGGGTCGAACTCGCCCTCGTAGGTGAACTGGCTCGTCCCCCAGAACCACGCGCCAAGCGCGTTGATCGGGCCGGTGAGCCAGCCCAGGTCGCCGGTCGACCAGTAGAGGTCCTCCTCCCGGAGGTCGACCGCGAACCGCTGGGTCGCCGCGACGCCCGCGATCCAGCGGTGTTCGTGGAGCACGCCCTTGGCCCTCCCGGTGGTCCCGCTGGTGTAGTAGAGCAGGGCGTCGTCCTCCCCCGAGGTCCGGACGGTCTCGAACTCGGGGCTCGCCGACCCGCACTCCTCGTGGAAGTCGAGGTCCCCTGTCCGACCCTCGCCGACCACGACGACGCGTTCGACCGAGGGGGCGTCCTCGAGGGCCCTCCCGACCGTCTCACGGTTCTCGCCGGTCGTGATGACGACTTTCGCGTCACAGTCGTCGAGCCGGTAGGCGATCCCCTCGGGGCCGAAGCGCTCGTTGATCCCGCCGAAGACGGTGCCGGCCTTCAGAGCCCCGACGAGCGTGACGTAGTGCTCCGGTATGCGGGGCATGTAGGAGAACACCCGGTCGCCGCGATCGACGAGCCCCGAGAGGACGTTCGCAAAGCGGTTCGAGCGCTCCGCGAGGTCGCCGAAGGCGAGCGTCGCGCGCTCGCCCTCGCTCCCGGCGTACTCCAGTGCGGTTCGGTCGGAGGGATGGCGATCGCAGACCTCGTGGGCGACGTTGAGCTCCTCGGGGGCGTCCCAGTCGGCCTCGCCGTAGACGTCGGCCCACTGGAAAGTCTCGCACAGCTCGTCGTAGTCGG from Halalkalicoccus tibetensis encodes the following:
- a CDS encoding dolichol kinase, producing the protein MAEIGRRLVHASGTLAPLIYLIGVLTWEQLGWLLVLGVGIAMALEFVRLRVGLDWWVYEELTREYEQEKVAGYALYMVGMAAVALAVPPEIALPAMFMLAIGDPVGGYLGGGAEKKSPLALGAVFVVCLLFALPFLPVVAAVLGALAATAADGYLVSVRGYVVDDNLTIPLSAALAMWVGVVVV
- a CDS encoding PPC domain-containing DNA-binding protein, giving the protein MHYREVETRREFVARMETGADWREEIETLAEAAEIDAGFFYALGAVQDAEVLFYDQREKEYESVSFEEPLEVAACMGNVSWLNAERFAHTHAVLSRPSGQAIAGHLDSGTVFAGECYMREFEGELVREFDETTGLDLWL
- the glyS gene encoding glycine--tRNA ligase; its protein translation is MSDSENENESEGRTLAELAKRRGFFFPSNGVYGGTAGFYTYGPEGAALKRHLEDAWRDRFTVKEGNQEIEAPTVMPEAVFEASGHLDGFDDMLVECADCGESHRADHLIEDDTAIEDAEALEIAEVEELIREHELVCPSCGTALAGQPVEDFNLMFETTIGPGSGQTGYMRPETAQGIFVEFPQLAEYARNKLPFGVTQIGPAYRNEISPRKGVIRVREFTQAELEQFVDPERDEPDLSRVSDVEVTLYPIENQREEGSEYVETTVGEAVEEGTIASEWVAYYLGIAQEWYERVGIDMDRFRFRQHLPGERAHYASDCWDAEAELGGDWVEIAGFAYRGDYDLSKHAEHSGEEFTVFEQYDEPIHTERATVDPDMSYLGPEFGGKAGEIADALETLAERDRAAFEDESVSVEVDGESYEIPTERTGFSVEEVTESGEHVTPHVVEPSFGVGRTLYAVFAHAYREDEVDGEERSYLSLPPEMAPTTVGVFPLMDRDGMGERARTVASELREAGLEVSYDDSGNIGRRYRRQDEVGTPFCVTVDYESLEDDTVTLRDRDSTDQARVPIAELPVLLTDLREGSRSFDAVADEGEELSTEPENPAE
- a CDS encoding CBS domain-containing protein; this translates as MKVADAMTPRAELVTVELPGSRDDALEYLQERGFSSVPVVKEEDGSEEFRGLVSREGLIERPDEDQLALLLEEVPTTTEDASIEELAGLMVREGARRIPVVDGHLEGIVTVTDVIRAIAEGNVAGDAEVGEIAARHVNGVYAGTPLPVAERELHYANEPYGVVLDDDADPCGILTEVDVLDVAEVVEGEERTGDSMASDDSDWKWESIKAVGNRYLPTRNVEIPAAPVSEFMTEDVVTVTKRKTAQDAAQLMIRNDIEQIPLMSGDELSGIVQDTHLLEALDER
- the polC gene encoding DNA polymerase II large subunit: MRGEDERYFERIESRLDEAFNRAERARKRGGDPRPEVEIPVAKDMADRVENILGIPGVAERVRELEEEMSREEAALALAEDFAEGRVGEYETKDGKIEGAVRTAVALLTEGVVAAPIEGIDRVELLENDDGTECVRVFYAGPIRSAGGTAQALSVLVADYTRALLDVSEYQARDDEVERYAEEVGLYDKTTGLQYSPKDKETKFIARNCPIMLDGESTGDAEVSGFRDLERVGTNNPRGGMCLVLAEGIALKAPKIQRYTRELDEVDWPWLQDLIDGTIGEDEGSEESEAETSEEDDDAEADDGPEEPAGPPRAAPSEKFLRDLIAGRPVFSHPSEVGGFRLRYGRARNHGFATGGVHPATMHIVDDFLAAGTQIKTERPGKAHGIVPVDTIEGPTVRLANGEVRRIDDPAEALEIQNGVERIIDAGEYLVNYGEFVENNHPLAPASYTFEWWIQEFEKSAADVQALVDSPRVDLESPSVGEALEWAAEYDAPLHPDYTYLWHDLSTTQFEALAEAIDEGEITAGELELTRTETTREALETLLVEHRQTAETLSVPEWRALVATMGFSEELSREWDSLSGEARAWDGGNNAMKAVAEVAPFAVRERAPTRIGNRMGRPEKSESRDLSPAVHTLFPIGEAGGAQRDVAKAARHAPGMRDTPGEVEVSIGRRECEDCEIRTFRGDCPDCGGNTFPHYECPDCGRELEPDEAGRVGCPRCEAEGTNVERRTIDLDGIYHDALSGLGERGGSFETLKGVKGLTSSHKTPEPMEKGVLRAKHGVSAFKDGTVRYDMTDLPVTSVRPEELDVPVDEFRRLGYHEDVRGEPLEHADQLVELKVQDVVLSDGAAEHMLKTADFVDDLLERYYGLEAFYDVSEREELVGELVFGMAPHTSAAVVGRVVGFTSAAVGYAHPYFHASKRRNCFHPSTKVWYAEEGDRWRHGSIEDLVEEHLEDPRTDDFGTLVEELDGELSVPSIAGDGSVTTRPIEAVSKHPAPDHLLEIETRSGRRLRVTPDHSMRRWNGEVERIAASELEPGDTVPSPKRLPMEGRESEIDLLAELLAGDAIPNEDLVIRGLGSDRVRGLFDEATSGDTYLDRVADRLDVADSTVYNWVSRDSVPAAVLLALFDEETIVERLPDDVELGVKRDSVSVDRILRIDEEVGTLLGYYAAEGFTRREDGCFYQTTICTPDDPVRRRIIDTFEEALGTTAYEENEWKVTVSSRLVAALFADVLDAGSIAEDKRVPDPVLGGSDGVLAAYLAAYFSGDGSVSNDRLDIRAHTISDELKEDLIAALKRFGITSKTYTETRRIETGPVAEFYDGTPEFESWVLKITSENAVRFAERIGFDLDRKSATLSEVVESIDARPQRLFGDGGEVWLDEVVDVSIVESDTDHTYSVTVADTHTLVANDLFTGQCDGDEDCVMLLMDGLLNFSKEYLPDKRGGQMDAPLVMSSRIDPAEIDDEAHNMDVVEQYPLEFYEATLEMADPGEVDVTIAEESVGTDDQYRGFAHTHDTSDIALGPDLSAYKTLGSMMEKMDAQLELARKLRAVDETDVAERVIEYHFLPDLIGNLRAFSSQETRCLSCGKKYRRMPLSGDCRDCGGNVNLTVHQGSVNKYMNTAIQVADEYGCREYTKQRLKILDTSLESIFENDKNKQSGIADFM